ACTGGCCACCCTGCAGAAGGCCCGCTCCACCGGAGAGATAGCCGACCGGCTCCAGATCTCCAGCCCCTCGGCCAGCAAACACATCACGGTCCTGCGCCGGGCGGGCTTCGTGACCACCGAACGCAGACAGAACTCCTCGGTCCACACCCTCACCCCGCTGGGTGAGGCCATCCTCGGCTGACGAATCGAGCACCGCATGCCCTACCTGGTCCGCCACACGTCCCCCGCCGCGCCCACCCTGCGCCTGGTGTGCTTCCCGCACGCGGGCGGCGGCGCGAGCTTCTTCCGCGGCTGGAGCAAGCACCTGGCCCCGTCGGTCGAACTGCTGGCGGTGCAGTACCCGGGCCGGGAGAACCGCTTCACGGAACCCCTGGTCGGGGAGCTGGCCCCGCTGGCCGCCGGCGCCAGTGCCGAACTCCTCGCCGAACCCGCGCTGCCCACCGTACTGTTCGGCCACAGCATGGGCGCGATGGTCGCCTACGAGACCCTCCTGCGCCTGGAGGCGTCGGGCGCCACGCACTTCACCCGGCTCTGCGCCTCGGGCCGCGCCCTGGACGCGCCCCCGGTCGGTGCGGGCGAGGACACGGACGCCGAGCTGATCGCGGCCGTCAAGGCCCTCGGCGGCACGAACGCACAGGTCTGGGACAACCCGGAACTGAGCGAGATGCTCCTCCCGATCATCCGCAACGACTACCGCCTGATCGACGCCTACCGCCGCGCCCCCGGCATCCCGAAGCTGCGCGCGGAGGTCCTCGCCCTCTCGGGCGACGCGGACCCCCGCATCACCCCGGACCAGGCCACCCTCTGGGCGACGGCCACCACGGGCCCCTTCGCCTCCCAGGTCTTCGAGGGCGCCCACTTCTACCTGACGGCCCACGCCCCCGAGGTGGCCCGCCGCGCCGTGGCGGCCGCGCTCTAGGGGGCCCCTACCGCCCCCGGTACAGCTCCCGGGCCCGCGCGAAGTCGACGGACCCGCCCTCACGCCCGTCCAGGTGCAGGAAGTGGCGTGACTGCCACTCCTGCGCCGCACCGGCCTGCCGGTTGGCGGTGGTCACCCAGGGCGGGTACACCCGGAAGGCCCGCTTCCCGCCGCGCCCGTCCACGGAGACCACCCCGTGCCGGCGCAGGGCGTCAACGGGAAAGACGAACTGCCCGAAACCCCCCTCGTCCCGAGCACTGATCACGAACAGATCCACGGCATCGGCGGCGTCGAACGGCGCGATGGGCCCGCCGCCCGGGGCCCGCTTCCACACGGTGACGAACTGCCCCACCTTGGTCGGCGTCACCTTGGCCACCCGGAACCGCACGGCCAGCCCGTCGACCGCGAACGAGTGGGCGGCGTAGGCGGTGCTCTCCTCCTCCGGCACCGGCCGCGAACAGACGAACCCGCAGGGATCGTAGAGCAGCGCCTTCGCCGCGAGCAGATCCCCGTGCACGACGCCGCTCTCGTCCGTCCACGCCACCGGCCCGGCAGCGGCGGCCCCCTCATCCACACGACGCGTCATCATTCCCCCACCCTGCCACGCCCGCCGTCCACTTGATCACGCGCACTCTTGACAACGGGGCGTGTTCCTGACTGCAGTGTGCACTGCGCCACTCCCGTGCAAGGCCCACCCGAAGGGAAGCGATCAGCGCATGACCAAGCCCGAGAGCGCGGAACAGGACCACGGCTACGACGTCGTCATCAGCGGAGCCAGCCTCGCCGGCAGCGCCGCGGCGATCCTGCTCGCGCGGCGCGGTGTCCGCGTCGCGCTGCTGGAACGCCGCTCGGACCCGGACGCGTACAAGGTGCTGTGCACCCACTCCATCACGGCCAACGCCTACCCGGTACTGGACGAACTCGGGCTCATCCCGGCCGTGGAGAAGACGGGCGCACCGCACAACGACGCCCGCTGGCACACCCGTTGGGGATGGATCGAGCCGAAGGCGGCGCCGAGGGGGCCCGAGCTGCCGCACGCGTACAACATCCGGCGCAGCACGCTGGACCCGATGATCAGATCCCTCGCGGCGCGGACGCCCGGCGTCGATCTGCTCCTCGGTCACCAGGTGACCGGTCTGGTGCGGGAAGCCGGGCGCACCGTGGGGGTACGCGCCTCGGCGCCGCAGGGCGAGCGCGAGATCCGGGCGGGCCTGGTCGTCGGCGCCGACGGCAAGGACTCGGCCGTGGCGAAGTACGCCGGGGTTCCCACCCAGCGGCACGAGAACACGCGGTTCGGCTACCTCGCGCACTTCCGCAACCTTCCGCTGGACGGCGGGATCGGCCAGACGTGGTTCCTCGAACCCGACATGGCGTACGCGTTCCCCAACGACGACGGGGTGACCGTCCTCGCGGTGCTCCCGGACAAGAAACACCTGCCGGCCTTCCGGGAAGACCTGGAGGGCAGCTTCCTCTCGTTCATCCGCGCCCTGCCCGAGGCACCGCCGATCGACGGGGCCGAGCGCATATCCAAGATCATCGGGACGGTCGACTACCCGCTCATCAGCCGCGAACCGACCGCGCCCGGCGTCGCGCTGATCGGCGACGCCGCCCTGACCAGCGACCCCCTGTGGGGAGTCGGGTGCGGATGGGCCCTGCAGTCCGCGCAGTGGCTGGCGGAGGCGGTCGCCCCGGCCGCGACCGGCCGGGGCGACCTCGACCGCTCGCTCGCCCTCTACGCGCGCACGCACCGGCGCCGGCTGCGGGGCCACCAGTTCCTGGCCGTCGACTACGCCAAGGCCCGGCCGTTCAACCCCGGCGAGCGGCTGATGTTCTCGGCGGCGGCGCGCGACGCGTCGATGGCGCGGCACATGCACCTGTTCGCGTCCCGCCTGATCGGCCCGATGCGCTTCCTGAGCCCCGTGGCCCTGGCCAAGGCCACCGCCGTCAACATCAGACACCGCGGGACGGCCGCGTCGGCACGCCCCCGGACCCACTCGGAGCCGTGAGGGGCCCTGCCGCGCGGACGTCCGTACCGGCAGGGGCGGGATCAGCCCCCCGTGCGCTGGTGCAGGGTGGCCGCCAGGAGGTGGGAGTCGAGCAGGGAGACGTCCGCCGCCCTGTCGGCCCGTGCGTAACCGGCCAGCATCCGTTTGGTCAGGACGAGGGCTTCGGGCGCGCGCCGGACGAGGGGCCTGGTCCAGGCATCGATCACCGTGTCCAGCTGGTCGAGCGGCGCGGTCCGGTGGAGCAGACCGATCCGGTGCGCCGTGTCCGCGTCGAAGACCTCACTGGTGAGCATGAGTTCGCGGATCCTGGAGGCCCCGGCCTCGGAGACCAGCCGCCCCATCGCCCCGCCCCACGCGGGCGGGAGCCCTATGCCGACCTCCGGCATGCGGAAGCGGCTGGTGTCGGCGCCGGCGCGCAGATCGCAGAAGGAGGCGAGCGCGAGACCCGCGCCGATGACCCGCCCGTGCAGCCGGGCGATGGTGACCGCGTGGGTGTTCTCCAGGGCCTGGCACAGACGGTGTGCCTTGTCGGCGATGCGCCGCAGGCCCACACCGGACGGATCGGCGGCCAGCGCCTCCTGGTACTCGCCGCGGTCGGCGCCCAGGCAGAAGTCCGTACCCAGTGACGACAGCGTCAGGATCCGGACGTCGGGTCTCTCGTGGAGGTCGTCCAGGAGGGTGATGAGGTCGTCGAGGACCGCGGTGTCCAACGTGTCGCTCTGCCCCCAGGGGTTGAGGCGGACGTGGAGCACGGGGCCGTCCTGCTCGGTGCGCACCGCCTTGGGAGCGGTCCGGGCGCGCGCGGAGGCGGGAGCGTGGGCCGGTGCGGGGGCCGATTCGGTCATGCGAGGGCCACGTCCAGGTTCAGGATGCGCCGGAACGCCACGCGCGGCGCCATCGACGGGGGGCGTACGAGGGTGAGGCGGGGCAGGCGCCGGATCAGCTGGCGGAGCAGGGTCTGGGCCTCGACGCGGGCCAGCGGCGCGCCCAGGCAGTAGTGGATGCCACCGCTGAACGCCAGGTGGTCGGGGGTCCGTTCGGGGTCGAACCGGTCCGGGTCCTTGTGCCTGGCCGGGTCCCGGTGCGCCGCTCCGACCATGAGGTGGACCATGTCGTCGCGGCGGATCTCGATGCCGCCCAGCACGGAGTCCTGCGAGGCGATCCGGCTGATCACGTGTGTGGGAGGGTCGTAGCGGAGGGTCTCCTCCACGAACCCGGCGACCAGGTCCGGGTTGTCGGCGACCATGTCCCAGCGGTCCGGGCTCTCGACGAGCCGGAGCGTCATCGACGACAGGAGGGTCGCGGTGGTTTCCAGGGCGGCCAGCAGGACGAACAGGACCAGGAAGTAGACCGCCTCGTCGGCCTTGTCCCGGTCGGGCTCGATCGCGTCCCACGACCGGATCCACCGGGAGACGGGGTCATCGCCGGGGCGCGAGCGCCGCTCACGCACCAGGTCCGTGAAATAGGTCCGGAGTTCGGCCGTGGCCGCGTCGGACAAGGCCAGCTGGCTGGCCGAGGGCAGCAGCTCCTGGGTGAAGACCTGATCGTGCGTCAACTCGCGCAGCCTGGGCCAGTCGGCCTGTGGCAGTCCGAGCCAGTCGCCTATGGTGGCCACCGGCAGCTCCTCGCAGACGAGCGCCGAGAAGTCCGCCTCGCCGGTGCGTATTCGCTCCGTGAAGACATCGAGGAGCCGATCCGCGGTCCGGTCCACATTGCGGCCGATGCGCTCCACCGTGCCGCGGTCGAAGGTGCCCGCCGCCCGCCGCGCCTTCGTGTGGTCCGGGGAGTTGAGCGCGGCGAGCGTGTGGCTCATCTCGCGCGAGGAGGGCGCGTTCCAGCGCGTCCCCGCGTCCTGGCGCTCCCGCCATTCCCTGTCGGGCTCCAGCCATTGACGGCTGCGCAGCACCTGGTCGCAGGCGGCGAAGCCCGTCACGGCGAAGCCGCCCCAGGGGGCGGGCACGACCTCGCCCCGTGCGAGGAGTTCGGCGTAGACCGGGAACGGGTCGGCCTGCCCTCCGGCCGTCCGGAGACGGGAGAAGAGGGAGGCGGACGCCCGGCGGTCGTACGACGGAGTTGTGGCAACCCCCATATGGCGGCTCCTTTCTGAGAACCAGCCGCCATGCATACCCACATGATCGTTAATGCATCCACTACCACTGAGTACTCAGGGGGTTACCAGAATCACACTTGACTCGCCCGCCTCACGTGGCCTACTCGCCCCTGGTCCAGGCCAGGAAGCGGCTGAACAGGCCGCCCTTGGACTGCTGCGCGCCGCCCGCGCCCGTACGCGGGGCTCCGGCGCCGGAGGGCGAGGAGGCGGCGGTCCGCTGCTGGGGCGACTGGCCCGCGAGCGATCCGGCGGACCCCGCGGACCGGGCGGCTCCGGCCGCCTGGGCGGCGGCCCTCGGGGTGAAGCGGATCGGAAGGGTGACCAGCGAGCGGCTCCACGGCGTGGGCGCCCAGGTGAGCGCCTTGAACGGGACGCGCAGCTCGACGTCGAGGAGCTGGTTGAGCAGCGTCTCGACGGCGGTGACGGCGATCATGAAGGCCGGGTCCTTGGCGGGGCAGGCGTGCGGGCCCGCTCCGAAGGCCAAGTGCGCCTTCGCACTGAGGTGTTCGCGGTGCTCGGTCAGCTTCGGGTCGGTGTTGGCCGCGGCGAAGGAGATGAGGACCGGGTCGTTGGCCCGGACCACCCTGCCGCCGATCTCGACGTCGTGGGTCGGGTAGTGGGCCGCGTAGTTGGCGATCGGCGCGTAGTTCCAGAGGGTCTGGGAGACCGCGTCCTCGACCGGGAGGCCGACCTGCCAGTCCTCGCTGAGGTACAGGGCGCTGCTGGTGCCGATGGTCGCGGCCAGCGGCGCGGTGCCACCGGAGAGCAGGGTGACGAGCTGGTGCAGCACCTCCTCGTCGCTCAGCTCGGCCGAGTGCTCCATCAGACGCGTCGTCAGGTCGTCCGTCGGGCGCCGCCGCTTGAGGGCGATCAGCTCGGTGAGCGCCCCGCCGAGCACCGCGTCGGCTCCGGGTGCTCCCTCGAAGATGCCGCTGATCCCGGCGATCACGCGGTCGCCGATCTCGGGCGGGCAGCCGAACAGTTCGCTGAAGACCAGCAGGGGCAGCGGCTGGGCGTACTCGGCCATCAGCTCCGCCTGGCCGAGGACGTCCGTACTGAACTGGCTGATGAGGTAGTTGGCGGACTGCTGTGTCTGCCGGATGAGCTGGTGCTCGTTGACCGTGGCGAGGCTGTCGGTGACCGCCCGCCGCAGCCGGGCATGTGCCGCGCCGTCACTGAAGAGCGCGTTGGGGCGGTACCCCATCATGGGCAGGGCCGGGCTGTCGGCCGGGACGCGGCCTTCGCTCAGGGCGTTCCAGCGGCGGGAGTCGCGCACGAAGGAGGAGGGGTTCTGCAGGACGTACAGGGCGGCGTCGTAGCTCGTGACCAACTCGGCCTGGACGTCGGGGGCGATGTCCACGGGCGCACTGGGACCGAACTGGCGCAGCTGTGCGTAGTGGCTGTCGGGGTCGGCCCCGAAGGAGGGGCCGTACATCGGGAGGTTCCCGTGCGCGGGGCAGCCGGGGGGTATCTCCTGCGGGTCACGTGGCTGTTGCATTCCTGCGCTCCTAGCCGAGTTGGGACATGAGGTGTTTCACGAGGGTGATGAGGGCCCGCGCGGAGGAGTTCTCGTCCCGTACGTCGCACTCCACGACAGGGGTGTCGGCGGTGAGGTTCAGGGCCTCGTGCACCTCGTCGAGCGGGTAGTGCGTGGTGCCCTCGAAGTGGTTCACGGCGATGGCGTACGTCAGGCCGAAACGCTCGACGAGGTCGAGGACGGGGAAGGACTCGTGCAGCCGCTCCGGGTCGACGAGGACCAGCGCCCCCAGAGCGCCCCGGGAGAGCTCCTCCCACATCTCCTTGAAGCGCTCCTGGCCGGGCGTTCCGAAGAGGTAGAGCACCAGGGTGTCGCTCAGGGTGAGCCGGCCGAAGTCCATGGCGACGGTGGTGGTCTTCTTGTCGGGTGTGCCCGACAGGTCATCGAAGCCCACGCTGGCCTCGGTGATCTCCTCCTCGGTCCGCAGCGGCTCGATCTCGGAGAGACTGCCGATGCAGGTGGTCTTGCCGACCCCGAAATGCCCCACTATGAGGATCTTCACCGCGTGGGAGACATCTGGATCCAAGTACACGCGCTACGCTCCGAATCGATTCTTCAGGCCTTCGAGCACGGCGCTGACCAGCTCTCTGTCGACACGTTCGGCGCGCGGTATCGGTGACCTCGCCAGGATGAGGCTGTCCTCCTCCAGCTGCGCCAGCAGGATGCGGACGATGCCCAGCGGCAGGTGCGTGTGCCCGGCCACCTCGGCCACGGACAGGAAGCCGTTCGCGACCAGGTCCATGACCTGCTCCGCCTCCGGGGACAGCGTGCGCGCCGCGAGCCGCCCGCCCTCCGCCGCGGCCGCCGTCACGAGCGTCGTGTGCTCGTACTCGTGGTCGGGGGGCAGCGCTCGTCCGTTCGTGATCACGAAGAGGGGGACTAACGGCGACGTCAGTTCCAGCTCTTCGTCCTGTTCGGGCCCCTCACGCATGGCCTGTCCCCTTCCCCTGTGTCGCGGACGTGGAGGCCGTCGCCTTCGCCGTCGCGGTCATCGTGGTGGTCGCGGTGGCGCTCGCGGTCAGTCTGGGCACCACCTCGTGCAGACGCGTGGTGAACTCTTCGATGTCGCAGTCGTGTTCGGCGGCGGCCGCCAGGAAGGCATCGGGGCCGGCCGTCATCAGGAAGATCCAGCCGTGCTGGAACTCGATGACCGTCTGACGCCACTGCGCGTCCTCGGTGGCCCCCGCGAACCGGG
This is a stretch of genomic DNA from Streptomyces sp. NBC_00536. It encodes these proteins:
- a CDS encoding GTP-binding protein; its protein translation is MYLDPDVSHAVKILIVGHFGVGKTTCIGSLSEIEPLRTEEEITEASVGFDDLSGTPDKKTTTVAMDFGRLTLSDTLVLYLFGTPGQERFKEMWEELSRGALGALVLVDPERLHESFPVLDLVERFGLTYAIAVNHFEGTTHYPLDEVHEALNLTADTPVVECDVRDENSSARALITLVKHLMSQLG
- a CDS encoding MepB family protein; translated protein: MMTRRVDEGAAAAGPVAWTDESGVVHGDLLAAKALLYDPCGFVCSRPVPEEESTAYAAHSFAVDGLAVRFRVAKVTPTKVGQFVTVWKRAPGGGPIAPFDAADAVDLFVISARDEGGFGQFVFPVDALRRHGVVSVDGRGGKRAFRVYPPWVTTANRQAGAAQEWQSRHFLHLDGREGGSVDFARARELYRGR
- a CDS encoding cytochrome P450, translating into MGVATTPSYDRRASASLFSRLRTAGGQADPFPVYAELLARGEVVPAPWGGFAVTGFAACDQVLRSRQWLEPDREWRERQDAGTRWNAPSSREMSHTLAALNSPDHTKARRAAGTFDRGTVERIGRNVDRTADRLLDVFTERIRTGEADFSALVCEELPVATIGDWLGLPQADWPRLRELTHDQVFTQELLPSASQLALSDAATAELRTYFTDLVRERRSRPGDDPVSRWIRSWDAIEPDRDKADEAVYFLVLFVLLAALETTATLLSSMTLRLVESPDRWDMVADNPDLVAGFVEETLRYDPPTHVISRIASQDSVLGGIEIRRDDMVHLMVGAAHRDPARHKDPDRFDPERTPDHLAFSGGIHYCLGAPLARVEAQTLLRQLIRRLPRLTLVRPPSMAPRVAFRRILNLDVALA
- a CDS encoding DUF742 domain-containing protein, coding for MREGPEQDEELELTSPLVPLFVITNGRALPPDHEYEHTTLVTAAAAEGGRLAARTLSPEAEQVMDLVANGFLSVAEVAGHTHLPLGIVRILLAQLEEDSLILARSPIPRAERVDRELVSAVLEGLKNRFGA
- a CDS encoding cytochrome P450, translated to MQQPRDPQEIPPGCPAHGNLPMYGPSFGADPDSHYAQLRQFGPSAPVDIAPDVQAELVTSYDAALYVLQNPSSFVRDSRRWNALSEGRVPADSPALPMMGYRPNALFSDGAAHARLRRAVTDSLATVNEHQLIRQTQQSANYLISQFSTDVLGQAELMAEYAQPLPLLVFSELFGCPPEIGDRVIAGISGIFEGAPGADAVLGGALTELIALKRRRPTDDLTTRLMEHSAELSDEEVLHQLVTLLSGGTAPLAATIGTSSALYLSEDWQVGLPVEDAVSQTLWNYAPIANYAAHYPTHDVEIGGRVVRANDPVLISFAAANTDPKLTEHREHLSAKAHLAFGAGPHACPAKDPAFMIAVTAVETLLNQLLDVELRVPFKALTWAPTPWSRSLVTLPIRFTPRAAAQAAGAARSAGSAGSLAGQSPQQRTAASSPSGAGAPRTGAGGAQQSKGGLFSRFLAWTRGE
- a CDS encoding NAD(P)/FAD-dependent oxidoreductase, which gives rise to MTKPESAEQDHGYDVVISGASLAGSAAAILLARRGVRVALLERRSDPDAYKVLCTHSITANAYPVLDELGLIPAVEKTGAPHNDARWHTRWGWIEPKAAPRGPELPHAYNIRRSTLDPMIRSLAARTPGVDLLLGHQVTGLVREAGRTVGVRASAPQGEREIRAGLVVGADGKDSAVAKYAGVPTQRHENTRFGYLAHFRNLPLDGGIGQTWFLEPDMAYAFPNDDGVTVLAVLPDKKHLPAFREDLEGSFLSFIRALPEAPPIDGAERISKIIGTVDYPLISREPTAPGVALIGDAALTSDPLWGVGCGWALQSAQWLAEAVAPAATGRGDLDRSLALYARTHRRRLRGHQFLAVDYAKARPFNPGERLMFSAAARDASMARHMHLFASRLIGPMRFLSPVALAKATAVNIRHRGTAASARPRTHSEP
- a CDS encoding enoyl-CoA hydratase/isomerase family protein, which produces MTESAPAPAHAPASARARTAPKAVRTEQDGPVLHVRLNPWGQSDTLDTAVLDDLITLLDDLHERPDVRILTLSSLGTDFCLGADRGEYQEALAADPSGVGLRRIADKAHRLCQALENTHAVTIARLHGRVIGAGLALASFCDLRAGADTSRFRMPEVGIGLPPAWGGAMGRLVSEAGASRIRELMLTSEVFDADTAHRIGLLHRTAPLDQLDTVIDAWTRPLVRRAPEALVLTKRMLAGYARADRAADVSLLDSHLLAATLHQRTGG
- a CDS encoding thioesterase II family protein, producing MPYLVRHTSPAAPTLRLVCFPHAGGGASFFRGWSKHLAPSVELLAVQYPGRENRFTEPLVGELAPLAAGASAELLAEPALPTVLFGHSMGAMVAYETLLRLEASGATHFTRLCASGRALDAPPVGAGEDTDAELIAAVKALGGTNAQVWDNPELSEMLLPIIRNDYRLIDAYRRAPGIPKLRAEVLALSGDADPRITPDQATLWATATTGPFASQVFEGAHFYLTAHAPEVARRAVAAAL